Proteins from one Neodiprion fabricii isolate iyNeoFabr1 chromosome 5, iyNeoFabr1.1, whole genome shotgun sequence genomic window:
- the LOC124183856 gene encoding TNF receptor-associated factor 4 isoform X2, whose translation MGSIVYCIHHKDGCKWSDELRKLKAHLNTCKHDAVPCSNKCGAMIPRVLMEDHLKYTCAQRRARCDFCAKEFTGHTLEKHSGTCGYEPLYCENKCGMKVQRRHLSQHKLGECAKRLVACRYCNKEFVFDTLGAHHAKCGRFPVACPHRCETAVLPREDLEVHLKDHCTTHLLSCTFKDAGCRFKGNRFSLDKHLEESTKMHLSLMCSVVTKQQHQITSLKSAISKLSLNYTGTLIWKISDYTAKMSEAKVKEGMELVSPPFYTSQYGYKLQASVFLNGNGTGEGSHISIYIKILPGEYDALLRWPFSHSVSFTMFDQTVVAEKACNIVESFIPDPTWKNFQRPSREPDSLGFGFPRFVSHEMVKKRHFVKDDTMFIRVKVDPSKIVAV comes from the exons ATGGGATCGATAGTTTATTGCATTCATCACAAAGACGGCTGCAAATGGTCAGATGAACTTAGAAAGCTAAAa GCTCACTTGAACACGTGTAAACATGACGCTGTACCATGCAGTAACAAATGTGGGGCAATGATTCCACGGGTTCTAATGGAGGACCATCTCAAATACACGTGTGCCCAGCGACGGGCCAGATGCGATTTTTGTGCTAAGGAATTCACCGGTCATACCCTTGAG AAGCACAGTGGTACTTGCGGATATGAACCGCTGTATTGCGAGAACAAATGTGGCATGAAAGTGCAGAGAAGGCATCTAAGTCAGCATAAATTAGGCGAATGTGCTAAGAGATTGGTAGCCTGCCGTTACTGTAACAAGGAATTTGTATTTGATACTCTTGGTGCACATCACGCAAAGTGTGGTCGTTTTCCTGTTGCTTGTCCCCATCGTTGTGAGACAGCAGTGTTGCCAAGGGAGGATCTCGAAGTTCACCTGAAGGACCATTGCACAACGCATCTACTTTCGTGCACTTTCAAAGATGCCGGGTGCCGTTTCAAG GGTAATAGATTTTCTTTGGATAAACATCTTGAAGAATCCACAAAAATGCACCTGAGCTTGATGTGCAGTGTTGTTACGAAGCAACAGCATCAAATCACTAGTCTGAAGTCGGCGATCAGTAAATTATCACTCAATTACACCGGTACACTAATATGGAAGATATCTGACTACACCGCGAAAATGTCTGAAGCTAAGGTCAAAGAAGGCATGGAGCTAGTTAGTCCACCTTTTTATACTAGTCAATATGGGTATAAATTGCAG GCATCTGTTTTCTTAAACGGGAATGGAACTGGCGAAGGGAGTCACATTTCTATATATATCAAGATTTTGCCAGGGGAATACGATGCTTTGTTGCGCTGGCCATTTTCCCATAGTGTCTCTTTCACGATGTTCGATCAAACAGTCGTTGCAGAGAAGGCGTGCAACATCGTAGAAAGCTTTATACCTGATCCGacctggaaaaattttcagagacCTAGTCGTGAGCCAGATTCCCTAGGCTTTGGTTTTCCTAGGTTTGTATCTCATGAGATGGTGAAAAAACGACATTTCGTCAAAGATGACACGATGTTCATCAGAGTGAAAGTTGATCCTAGTAAAATAGTCGCCGTTTGA
- the LOC124183856 gene encoding TNF receptor-associated factor 4 isoform X1, whose protein sequence is MVRGLTQWTKTLSFPARVSPQRPAKEAKVFQVSPSASPTTPPSPIGDNIDKPAVINEESFQDLEAEKAIMGSIVYCIHHKDGCKWSDELRKLKAHLNTCKHDAVPCSNKCGAMIPRVLMEDHLKYTCAQRRARCDFCAKEFTGHTLEKHSGTCGYEPLYCENKCGMKVQRRHLSQHKLGECAKRLVACRYCNKEFVFDTLGAHHAKCGRFPVACPHRCETAVLPREDLEVHLKDHCTTHLLSCTFKDAGCRFKGNRFSLDKHLEESTKMHLSLMCSVVTKQQHQITSLKSAISKLSLNYTGTLIWKISDYTAKMSEAKVKEGMELVSPPFYTSQYGYKLQASVFLNGNGTGEGSHISIYIKILPGEYDALLRWPFSHSVSFTMFDQTVVAEKACNIVESFIPDPTWKNFQRPSREPDSLGFGFPRFVSHEMVKKRHFVKDDTMFIRVKVDPSKIVAV, encoded by the exons ATGGTTCGCGGCCTTACGCAATGGACGAAGACCCTCAGTTTTCCGGCGAGGGTGTCACCCCAGAGACCCGCGAAGGAGGCGAAAGTCTTTCAAGTCAGCCCCAGCGCGAGTCCGACGACTCCGCCGAGTCCCATCGGCGATAACATCGACAAACCAGCTGTCATCAACGAAGAG aGTTTTCAAGACTTGGAAGCTGAGAAGGCAATAATGGGATCGATAGTTTATTGCATTCATCACAAAGACGGCTGCAAATGGTCAGATGAACTTAGAAAGCTAAAa GCTCACTTGAACACGTGTAAACATGACGCTGTACCATGCAGTAACAAATGTGGGGCAATGATTCCACGGGTTCTAATGGAGGACCATCTCAAATACACGTGTGCCCAGCGACGGGCCAGATGCGATTTTTGTGCTAAGGAATTCACCGGTCATACCCTTGAG AAGCACAGTGGTACTTGCGGATATGAACCGCTGTATTGCGAGAACAAATGTGGCATGAAAGTGCAGAGAAGGCATCTAAGTCAGCATAAATTAGGCGAATGTGCTAAGAGATTGGTAGCCTGCCGTTACTGTAACAAGGAATTTGTATTTGATACTCTTGGTGCACATCACGCAAAGTGTGGTCGTTTTCCTGTTGCTTGTCCCCATCGTTGTGAGACAGCAGTGTTGCCAAGGGAGGATCTCGAAGTTCACCTGAAGGACCATTGCACAACGCATCTACTTTCGTGCACTTTCAAAGATGCCGGGTGCCGTTTCAAG GGTAATAGATTTTCTTTGGATAAACATCTTGAAGAATCCACAAAAATGCACCTGAGCTTGATGTGCAGTGTTGTTACGAAGCAACAGCATCAAATCACTAGTCTGAAGTCGGCGATCAGTAAATTATCACTCAATTACACCGGTACACTAATATGGAAGATATCTGACTACACCGCGAAAATGTCTGAAGCTAAGGTCAAAGAAGGCATGGAGCTAGTTAGTCCACCTTTTTATACTAGTCAATATGGGTATAAATTGCAG GCATCTGTTTTCTTAAACGGGAATGGAACTGGCGAAGGGAGTCACATTTCTATATATATCAAGATTTTGCCAGGGGAATACGATGCTTTGTTGCGCTGGCCATTTTCCCATAGTGTCTCTTTCACGATGTTCGATCAAACAGTCGTTGCAGAGAAGGCGTGCAACATCGTAGAAAGCTTTATACCTGATCCGacctggaaaaattttcagagacCTAGTCGTGAGCCAGATTCCCTAGGCTTTGGTTTTCCTAGGTTTGTATCTCATGAGATGGTGAAAAAACGACATTTCGTCAAAGATGACACGATGTTCATCAGAGTGAAAGTTGATCCTAGTAAAATAGTCGCCGTTTGA